In a genomic window of Henningerozyma blattae CBS 6284 chromosome 9, complete genome:
- the TPI1 gene encoding triose-phosphate isomerase TPI1 (similar to Saccharomyces cerevisiae TPI1 (YDR050C); ancestral locus Anc_3.288), with product MARTFFIGGNFKLNGSKKSIAEIVDRLNKAALDVNSEVVICPPAAYLDSTVQAVTSKQVSVGAQNVYVKASGAYTGENSVDQIKDLGAKWTILGHSERREYFKETDQFVAEKTKFALDNGVSVILCIGESLEEKKAGQTLAVVEKQLTAVIAEVKDWTNVVIAYEPIWAIGTGLAATAEDAEEIHASIRKFLASKLGDKVAEEIRILYGGSANGANVASFKDKKNVDGFLVGGASLKPEFVDIINSRK from the coding sequence atgGCTAGAACTTTCTTCATTGGTGGTAACTTCAAATTGAACGGTAGCAAGAAATCTATTGCTGAAATCGTTGACAGATTAAACAAGGCTGCTTTAGATGTTAACTCTGAAGTTGTCATCTGTCCACCAGCTGCTTACTTAGACTCTACTGTCCAAGCTGTTACCAGCAAACAAGTTTCCGTCGGTGCTCAAAACGTTTACGTTAAGGCTTCTGGTGCTTACACTGGTGAAAACTCTGTTGACCAAATCAAGGACTTAGGTGCTAAGTGGACTATCTTAGGTCACTCTGAAAGAAGAGAATACTTCAAGGAAACCGATCAATTCGTTGCTGAAAAGACCAAGTTCGCTTTAGACAACGGTGTCTCTGTTATCTTATGTATTGGTGAATCCttagaagaaaagaagGCTGGTCAAACTTTGGCTGTCGTTGAAAAGCAATTGACTGCTGTCATTGCTGAAGTCAAGGACTGGACCAACGTTGTCATTGCTTACGAACCAATCTGGGCTATTGGTACTGGTTTAGCTGCTACTGCTGAAGATGCTGAAGAAATCCACGCTTCCATCAGAAAGTTCTTAGCTTCCAAATTAGGTGACAAGGTTGCTGAAGAAATCAGAATCTTATACGGTGGTTCCGCTAACGGTGCTAACGTTGCCTCTTTCAAAGACAAGAAGAACGTCGATGGTTTCTTAGTCGGTGGTGCTTCTTTGAAGCCAGAATTCGTTGACATCATCAACTccagaaaataa
- the ALG14 gene encoding N-acetylglucosaminyldiphosphodolichol N-acetylglucosaminyltransferase anchoring subunit ALG14 (similar to Saccharomyces cerevisiae ALG14 (YBR070C); ancestral locus Anc_3.289): MLVILSAISLILFALVITRLILILPFFKVDRNGKERQALMENGNKAQPRQIEHQTVRQKDKPLHLFVFLGSGGHTGEMLRILQNYDSVLFYEPKNEGTRIQTILYLGYSDLQSLEKFKDFISNYKYKNNMIINYVQFIKARNVNANMINSLISISKTLFYSFKQILRIKLQMLNNPHLVLLNGPGTCCIITLWFKVFEFFLIGSSSNIVYVESLARITSLSMTGKILYYLADKFVVQWEDLKQTICPRALYYGILV; the protein is encoded by the coding sequence ATGTTGGTTATATTATCTGCAATtagtttaattttatttgccTTGGTTATTACAAGactaattctaatattgccatttttcaaagtgGATCGTAATGGAAAAGAACGACAAGCTTTAATGGAAAATGGAAACAAAGCTCAGCCTAGACAAATTGAACATCAGACAGTAAGGCAAAAGGATAAGCCTTTACATTTATTTGTCTTTTTAGGTTCCGGTGGTCATACTGGAGAAATGTTAAGAATCTTACAAAATTATGATTCTGTCTTATTCTATGAACCAAAAAATGAGGGGACCCGAATTCAAACCATCTTATACTTGGGTTATTCAGATTTACAATCgttagaaaaattcaaagatttcatttctaattataaatataaaaataatatgataatCAATTACGTGCAATTTATAAAGGCAAGAAATGTAAATGCTAACATGATCAATAGTTTGATTTCTATTAGTAAGACTCTTTTCTATTCATTCAAACAAATCCTAAGAATAAAACTGCAAATGTTAAACAATCCACATCTAGTATTATTGAATGGGCCAGGAACTTGTTGTATAATTACTTTATGGTTTAAAGTTTTcgagttttttttaattgggTCTTCTTCCAATATTGTATATGTGGAATCATTAGCAAGAATTACCTCATTATCAATGACAGGAAAGATACTATATTATCTAGCAGATAAATTCGTGGTTCAATGGGAGGATTTGAAACAGACAATTTGTCCAAGAGCTTTGTACTATGGCATACTTGTATAA
- the TBLA0I02060 gene encoding C2H2-type zinc finger protein (ancestral locus Anc_3.298) encodes MSSLKPALITENPSITFPRQLNDSVPSTPFSTSSTISHTSDFSNENLYDSINLNELKQLNEIIENQQIDNAATTNQTKETDNDSGLYDVPFVTGQTFHHLLSTFDEEPFKEMESNNYTYSIENTNDSPIDKLENLQDLKYTSDDDHDKDLNPKGKNTPNYTYHSSNNYSNSFSDLTSINDSFLNLNNNNKETTFMNKMHSISSFNNSKFDKGISFVSPKLLNKGYNSTDDYEISDNEKYSSPNPQTPITYHCFVFNKNDSIRNINNNELHNKHTINDPSNDLKTNPNFNNYSLSQTRPSTSLSIFQNMTRPSTYNNNHLSNSTTPFANFTHITLENINNNINITNNENCNTIYSNNNYDITNSTSNQGSIFNYSNVSTTTTTTTTTATITNNTGNNNNNNNNNNNNNNNNNNNNNNNNNNNNNNNNNNNNNNNNNPTMNNIHLNIPNNNSTNMFNNTSHSNYPNYFNLTCPNYPTYTQTNCVSPHKQKLKNSSSAYNTLCSYSNLNSNSTNYQTAINSSPPTTVDSKTNYNVQHQDISFCNNNRNIISNKSINRHHSESLPSKNNHSITTSNTSATSNNVSKQDKNSNIYITPEIFDDSNSKISSLNIHEILNDKSTNDKKITTNSKYDRKRFPSISDSISAKIQYPIPTETLPYSTVKVENNQFNSNIKTSQNLKMNNIVCDKELFTKNKSHLAKNNSSTKQEEKLENKLTKNKCEYCLKKFRRPSSLKTHLNIHTGIQPFKCPSKRCDKSFNARSNMLRHYKLHFKIGNNRYLLPNGEISSFKPTTKQLFSQYGISITGVYKETKEEMEESSENNDNNKKTKKMKSNKIEK; translated from the coding sequence ATGTCGTCATTAAAGCCAGCTCTTATCACTGAAAATCCATCAATTACTTTTCCACGccaattaaatgattctGTACCATCTACACCCTTTTCTACTTCTTCTACAATATCACACACAAGTGatttttctaatgaaaatctatatgattcaataaatttaaatgaattaaaacaattgaatgaaataattgaaaatcaaCAGATTGATAATGCTGCCACTACCAATCAGACCAAGGAAACAGATAATGATTCAGGATTATATGATGTTCCCTTTGTTACTGGCCAAACTTTCCATCATTTGTTATCTACTTTTGATGAAGAACCTTTTAAAGAAATggaatcaaataattatacGTATTCCATCgaaaatacaaatgatAGTCCCATTGATAAACTTGAAAACCTTCAGGATCTTAAATATACCTCTGATGATGACCATGACAAAGATTTAAATCCTAAGGGAAAAAATACTCCAAACTATACATATCATAGTTCCAATAAttattctaattcattttctgATTTAACCTCTATTAATGAttcttttctaaatttgaataataataataaagaaactaCTTTTATGAATAAAATGCATTCTAtatcttcttttaataattctaaatttgataaaggTATCTCTTTTGTTTCACCTAAATTGTTAAATAAAGGTTATAATTCCACAGATGATTATGAAATTagtgataatgaaaaatattcatcacCAAACCCACAAACCCCTATTACCTATCATTGCtttgtttttaataaaaatgactctattagaaatattaataataatgagcTCCACAATAAACATACCATAAACGATCCATCAAATGATCTAAAAACCAACcccaattttaataattatagtCTTTCCCAAACTAGACCCTCTACTAGTCTTTCaatctttcaaaatatGACAAGACCATCAacttataataataatcatttatCCAACTCAACAACACCATTTGCAAATTTTACTCATATtactttagaaaatattaacaataacattaatatcactaataatgaaaattgtaatactatatattccaataataattacgATATTACAAATTCTACAAGTAATCAAGGatctattttcaattacTCTAACGTttccaccaccaccaccaccactACCACTACCGCCACtattactaataataccggtaataataataataataataataataataataataataataataataataataataataataataataataataataataataataataataataataataataataataataataataataacccAACAATGAATAATATCCATCTAAACataccaaataataattcaactaatatgtttaataatacatcACATTCTAATTATccaaattatttcaatttgacATGCCCCAATTATCCAACGTATACTCAAACTAACTGTGTATCTCCACATAAGCAAAAGTTAAAGAATTCATCTTCTGCATATAATACTCTATGTtcatattcaaatttaaactcTAATTCCACCAACTATCAAACAgcaattaattcttctcCACCCACTACTGTCGATTCAAAAACTAATTATAATGTTCAACATCAagatatatctttttgtAACAATAACCGTAACATAATCTCcaataaatcaataaatagACACCATTCTGAGTCATTACCATCCAAAAATAATCATAGTATCACTACTAGTAATACTAGTGCTACCAGTAATAATGTTTCCAAACAggataaaaattcaaatatttatataactcccgaaatatttgatgattcaaattctaaaatatcaagTCTTAATATTCATGAAATTCTAAATGATAAATCCacaaatgataaaaagaTTACCACAAATTCTAAATATGACAGAAAAAGATTCCCATCTATTAGTGATTCTATCTCCGCAAAGATTCAATATCCAATCCCAACAGAAACTTTACCTTATTCAACAGTTAAAGttgaaaataatcaattcaattctaatatcaaaacttcacaaaatttaaagatgaataatattgtttGTGATAAAGAGTTATTCACTAAAAACAAATCACATTTAGCtaagaataattcttcaacaaaacaagaagaaaaattagaaaacaagttgactaaaaataaatgtgAATATTGTTTAAAGAAGTTTCGTAGACCTTCATCATTAAAAACACATTTGAATATTCATACTGGGATACAACCATTTAAATGTCCATCCAAAAGATGTGATAAGAGTTTCAACGCAAGATCAAATATGTTAAGACATTATAAATTACATTTCAAGATCGGTAATAATCGGTATTTATTACCGAATGGAGAAATCAGTTCTTTCAAACCTACAACTAAGCAATTATTTTCCCAATATGGAATCTCCATTACTGGAGTCTATAAGGAGACTAAAGAAGAGATGGAAGAATCTTCAGagaataatgataataataaaaaaacaaaaaagatgaaaagtaataaaattgaaaaataa
- the TBLA0I02070 gene encoding uncharacterized protein (similar to Saccharomyces cerevisiae DBF4 (YDR052C); ancestral locus Anc_3.299): protein MLKSHLPIQAINDRKQKRKINNKDGNSNDNNKHQNISKNKSNNKLIGKNVDEVSHGTPDQSNNVVEEEAEVKKQNDNNNNNRNNKNNNRNNSKGNHIRKLAKWRSTWNDYFINNNLNILLLYSKDNRRDPQMFHLISWILKTFKKYLYTTIITRTDLRSQSDDLLDIVIHVNPISDEIVKSQPSKTKFWSISKTKNFLNNLGYAYTQPTVPLVQPPTIRQRSIPPLIPLQSPYIHLYFENHKYLPIVIKDKLDDLHQIFYENNSNGSCPFKHIKKELNFEKIYSKHSNLSKFALYLRQRYYPFKNVNHSSHFPFISHYNFGSLNSKVIFNSLHPQLENDNDQTIQSIDLIPNSQNYKVIELNHLYLPKRKRISNTNFHSGYCEICKSEFKNYTLHKTSDEHLKHIQVLESSDSFELIDNLIETLQYPF, encoded by the coding sequence ATGTTGAAAAGTCATTTGCCTATTCAAGCAATAAACGATCGTAAACAAAAGAGAAAGATCAATAATAAGGATGGAAATAGTAATGACAATAATAAacatcaaaatatttcaaaaaacaaaagtaataataaacttaTAGGCAAGAATGTGGATGAGGTTTCCCATGGTACCCCGGATCAAAGCAATAACGTTGTGGAGGAAGAAGCAGAAGTGAAGAAGCagaatgataataataataataacagaaataataaaaataataatcgtAACAACAGCAAAGGAAACCATATTAGGAAATTGGCAAAATGGAGAAGCACTTGGAATGATTACTTCATTAATAACAATCTAAACATTCTGTTGTTGTattcaaaagataataGAAGGGATCCGCAAATGTTTCATTTGATCAGTTGGATCTTGAAAAccttcaaaaaatatttatatacaaCTATTATTACTCGTACGGATTTAAGAAGTCAATCTGATGACTTGCTAGACATTGTCATTCATGTAAACCCGATTTCAGATGAAATTGTGAAATCACAACCATCAAAGACTAAATTTTGGTCAATCTCAAAGaccaaaaattttttgaataatttggGGTACGCTTATACACAGCCCACTGTACCATTAGTACAACCTCCTACAATACGGCAAAGGTCAATCCCACCGTTGATCCCTTTACAATCACCTTACATTCAtctatattttgaaaaccataaatatttacccattgttattaaagataaattagatgatctacatcaaatattttatgaaaataattcaaatggcTCATGCCCATTTAAACATATTAAAAaggaattaaattttgaaaaaatttattctaAACATTCAAATCTTTCGAAATTTGCATTATATCTTAGGCAAAGATATTATCCATTCAAGAATGTAAATCATTCTTCCCACTTCCCATTCATAAGCCATTATAATTTCGGCTCATTAAATTCTAAAGTTATCTTTAATTCATTACATCctcaattagaaaatgacAATGATCAAACTATACAATCAATTGACTTAATTCCTAATTCCCAAAACTATAAAGTTATAGAGTTAAATCATCTGTATCTCCCAAAGAGGAAGCGTATTTCAAACACTAATTTCCATTCAGGCTATTGTGAAATTTGCAAGTCGGAGTTTAAAAACTATACTTTACACAAGACATCTGATGAGCATTTGAAGCATATACAAGTGTTAGAATCTAGCGATTCGTTTGAATTGATTGATAACCTGATTGAGACTTTACAATACCCTTTCTAA